Proteins encoded in a region of the Cydia splendana chromosome 19, ilCydSple1.2, whole genome shotgun sequence genome:
- the LOC134799752 gene encoding LOW QUALITY PROTEIN: uncharacterized protein LOC134799752 (The sequence of the model RefSeq protein was modified relative to this genomic sequence to represent the inferred CDS: deleted 1 base in 1 codon; substituted 1 base at 1 genomic stop codon), with protein sequence MSANNSPFGRSSKIQRSPPSTPVPPNTGNENAQPTSSKDQTSLDPVPTSEIQNWMSTIDKSLSEICSISTEGKLNSDQKLRIHNLCRKVSHGSANLAVLYQGLKAKALVNHCTLQTLQGKQDLSDSFRALKDSIDNTNRPATHALSFADMVKTSKNKNXIRPNNLSSVAIYPKDQSKSSEETKNLVQKIINPEEMKLHVRALRKVKNGGVIISTDTKDDIEKLKLTFKNTSPNLTIDEPFKRRPRVVIVGVPSALREQEVYSCLYEQNIADKFPDLTRENFLASIKLSHKSGKKDAESCNYVLEVPAYIRRALISQNRAFINWSSCPVRDFTTVTKCFKCHFYGHAAKTCKQSEPTCGHCSNLGHSDKDCPFKAEYPKCASCSLFKKPNGHITGDPDCPVRKMAERRYINSIDYGEG encoded by the exons ATGAGTGCTAATAACAGTCCGTTTGGCAGAAGTTCCAAAATTCAGCGTTCCCCGCCATCAACACCAGTGCCACCGAATACCGGAAATGAAAATGCACAACCAACGAGCTCAAAAGACCAGACCAGTCTTGACCCGGTACCAACATCAGAGATCCAGAACTGGATGAGCACCATAGATAAATCTCTTAGTGAAATCTGCAGCATATCGACGGAAGGCAAATTGAACTCCGACCAAAAACTCAGGATCCACAATCTTTGCCGAAAGGTTTCCCACGGTTCCGCAAACTTGGCAGTTCTTTACCAAGGCCTTAAAGCAAAGGCACTCGTTAACCACTGCACTCTTCAGACGCTTCAAGGAAAACAAGACCTATCAGACAGTTTCCGAGCCCTCAAGGACAGTATCGATAACACTAACAGACCGGCCACACACGCACTTTCTTTTGCCGATATGGTGAAAACCAGTAAG AACAAAAACTAAATTCGTCCTAATAATTTGAGCTCAGTCGCAATTTATCCTAAAGATCAGTCGAAGTCAAGCGAGGAAACGAAAAACCTAgtacaaaaaattattaatCCTGAAGAAATGAAACTACACGTAAGAGCGCTGCGTAAAGTTAAAAATGGCGGTGTTATCATCAGCACTGATACTAAGGACGACATAGAAAAATTGAAATTGACATTTAAAAACACATCCCCGAATCTCACCATCGATGAACCCTTCAAGCGCAGGCCCAGAGTTGTAATAGTAGGCGTACCATCGGCTCTACGGGAACAAGAGGTCTACAGTTGTTTATATGAACAGAATATAGCCGACAAGTTTCCAGACCTAACTCGGGAAAATTTCTTAGCGTCTATCAAATTAAGCCATAAGTCGGGTAAGAAAGATGCAGAGTCCTGTAACTACGTGTTAGAAGTTCCAGCCTATATACGACGAGCTCTCATATCTCAGAACCGAGCTTTCATCAACTGGTCATCGTGTCCTGTCAGAGACTTCACAACTGTTACAAAGTGTTTCAAGTGCCATTTTTACGGCCATGCTGCCAAAACATGCAAGCAATCAGAGCCCACCTGTGGACATTGCAGTAATTTAGGGCACTCGGACAAGGATTGCCCGTTTAAAGCAGAATATCCCAAATGCGCATCATGCAGTCTCTTTAAAAAACCCAATGGTCATATAACTGGAGACCCTGACTGTCCCGTCAGGAAAATGGCCGAACGACGGTACATAAACTCAATTGATTATGGGGAGGGCTAA
- the LOC134800309 gene encoding uncharacterized protein LOC134800309: MSANNSPFGRSSKIQRSPPSTPVPPNTGNENAQPTSARDQTSLDPVPTSEIQNWMSTIDKSLSEICSISTEGKLNSDQKLRIHNLCRKVSHGSANLAVLYQGLKAKALVNHCTLQTLQEKQDLSDSFRALKDSIDNTNRPATHALSFADMVKTSNKNEIRPNNLSLVAIYPKDQSKSSEETKNLVQKIINPEEMKLHVRALRKVKNGGVIISTDTKDDIEKLKLTFKNTSLNLTIDEPFKRRPRVVIVGVPSALRDQEVYSCLYEQNIADKFPELTRENFLASIKLSHKSGKKDAESCNYVIEVPAYIRRALISQNRAFINWSSCPVRDFTTVTKCFKCHFYGHAAKTCKQSEPTCGHCSNLGHSDKDCLFKAEYPKCASCSLFKKPNGHITGDPDCPVRKMAERRYINSIDYGEG; the protein is encoded by the coding sequence ATGAGTGCTAATAACAGCCCGTTTGGCAGAAGTTCCAAAATTCAGCGTTCCCCGCCATCAACACCAGTGCCACCGAATACCGGAAATGAAAATGCACAACCAACGAGCGCAAGAGACCAGACCAGTCTTGACCCGGTACCAACATCAGAGATTCAGAATTGGATGAGCACCATAGATAAATCTCTTAGTGAAATCTGCAGCATATCGACGGAAGGCAAATTGAACTCCGACCAAAAACTCAGGATCCACAATCTTTGCCGAAAGGTTTCCCACGGTTCCGCAAACTTGGCAGTTCTTTATCAAGGCCTTAAAGCAAAGGCACTCGTTAACCACTGCACTCTTCAGACGCTTCAAGAAAAACAAGACCTATCAGACAGTTTCCGAGCCCTCAAGGACAGTATCGATAACACTAACAGACCGGCTACACACGCACTTTCTTTTGCCGATATGGTGAAAACCAGTAACAAAAACGAAATTCGTCCTAATAATTTGAGCTTAGTCGCAATTTATCCTAAAGATCAGTCGAAGTCAAGCGAGGAAACGAAAAACCTAgtacaaaaaattattaatCCTGAAGAAATGAAACTGCACGTAAGAGCGCTGCGTAAAGTTAAAAATGGCGGTGTTATCATCAGCACTGATACTAAGGACGACATAGAAAAATTGAAATTGACATTTAAAAACACATCCCTGAATCTCACCATCGATGAACCCTTCAAGCGCAGGCCCAGAGTTGTAATAGTAGGTGTACCATCGGCTCTACGGGATCAAGAGGTCTACAGTTGTTTATATGAACAGAATATAGCCGACAAGTTTCCAGAACTAACTCGGGAAAATTTCTTAGCGTCTATCAAATTAAGCCATAAGTCGGGTAAGAAAGATGCAGAGTCCTGTAACTACGTGATAGAAGTTCCAGCCTATATACGACGCGCTCTCATATCTCAAAACCGAGCTTTCATCAACTGGTCATCGTGTCCTGTCAGAGACTTCACAACTGTTACAAAGTGTTTCAAGTGCCATTTTTACGGCCATGCTGCCAAAACATGCAAGCAATCAGAGCCCACCTGTGGACATTGCAGTAATCTAGGGCACTCGGACAAGGATTGCCTATTTAAAGCAGAATATCCCAAATGCGCATCATGCAGTCTCTTCAAAAAACCCAATGGTCATATAACTGGGGACCCTGACTGTCCCGTCAGGAAAATGGCCGAACGACGGTACATAAACTCGATTGATTATGGGGAGGGCTAA